In Apium graveolens cultivar Ventura chromosome 10, ASM990537v1, whole genome shotgun sequence, the following are encoded in one genomic region:
- the LOC141692917 gene encoding F-box/kelch-repeat protein At3g23880-like → MAVKRYCNLSFLPSEIIESEILPRLPVKSVSRFKSVCKSWNLLISNNPDFIKSHLDLNPNKDSLLVMTSERKKYEETRDESLFQGSTAMIGSVNGLVCFYNWHHEFEGIEFVIWNPATKQCLANIPLLPSRFEEREHDGLIEDCFGFGFDSVANDFKVMYVITIEDQPLVGDIYSCKQRCWKKITPSNFLFRGYVPPLALQVVFRGSPYWLNVQPNGKNSRLTVIWFDVQNEIFRLLPEIGSIDQKQDAVIMNFEDSIAVMVYNRKVLLTEPVDVYVFNERCDVWRKMSIGPVIGKELTIYRYGEQLFQCFKNGDTLFMSFKRELCSVNLQTHAIKSMGKEPKSCHIVCCCAYSESLVSLEGMTDFKEKEDTIGVLFLNKA, encoded by the coding sequence ATGGCTGTCAAAAGATATTGCAATCTTTCTTTCCTTCCATCAGAAATCATCGAGTCCGAGATATTGCCCCGACTTCCTGTAAAATCAGTTTCGAGATTTAAATCAGTTTGTAAATCCTGGAATTTGCTCATCTCAAATAACCCTGATTTCATCAAGTCTCATCTTGATCTTAATCCCAACAAAGATTCTCTCCTTGTTATGACTAGTGAAAGGAAAAAGTATGAAGAGACTAGAGACGAGTCTCTATTTCAAGGGTCCACAGCCATGATTGGCTCCGTAAATGGTTTAGTGTGTTTTTATAATTGGCATCACGAGTTTGAAGGAATAGAATTTGTAATATGGAATCCTGCTACGAAGCAGTGTTTGGCCAATATCCCACTTCTCCCTAGTAGATTTGAGGAAAGAGAGCATGATGGCTTGATTGAAGACTGTTTTGGATTTGGTTTCGACTCAGTTGCTAATGATTTTAAAGTTATGTACGTTATTACCATTGAAGACCAACCATTAGTAGGGGATATCTATTCATGCAAACAACGTTGTTGGAAGAAGATCACCCCCTCCAACTTCCTTTTCCGTGGTTATGTGCCTCCTCTTGCACTGCAAGTTGTTTTCCGTGGTTCCCCTTATTGGTTGAATGTACAACCTAATGGTAAAAATTCACGTCTCACTGTGATCTGGTTTGATGTTCAAAACGAGATCTTTCGGCTGTTGCCTGAAATTGGTTCAATTGATCAAAAACAAGATGCTGTTATAATGAATTTTGAGGATTCTATTGCTGTCATGGTTTATAATCGGAAAGTGTTACTAACTGAACCGGTTGATGTATATGTTTTCAACGAGAGATGTGATGTTTGGAGAAAGATGTCTATTGGACCGGTTATTGGTAAAGAACTAACTATATACCGGTATGGAGAACAATTGTTTCAATGTTTTAAAAATGGTGATACTTTATTTATGAGTTTCAAACGGGAACTATGCAGTGTTAATCTCCAAACCCATGCAATCAAGAGTATGGGGAAGGAACCAAAATCATGCCATATTGTCTGTTGCTGCGCTTACTCGGAGAGTCTAGTATCCCTGGAGGGAATGACGGACTTCAAGGAAAAAGAAGACACGATTGGAGTTTTGTTTCTTAATAAAGCTTGA